In one Bombyx mori chromosome 4, ASM3026992v2 genomic region, the following are encoded:
- the LOC101740586 gene encoding TBC1 domain family member 20 produces the protein MESNNKDSEVIDKSVMNEPEEEDPEIVEKRKEIEECLSDVDSVDVEKWKNLARSKGGLICDEYRRRIWPLLVGVTKEEMTEAPSLDELSTHPEYNQVVLDVNRSLKRFPPGIPYEQRVALQDQLTVLILRVIIKYPHLKYYQGYHDVAITLLLVCGDRASFPLLCRLSYGAGAPLAPFMQLTMQPTQHLLNYMLPVVGRANTKLANRLEEYVGFLTT, from the exons ATGGAATCCAATAATAAAGACAGTGAAGTTATAGATAAAAGTGTTATGAATG AGCCGGAGGAGGAAGACCCCGAGATTGTAGAAAAGAGGAAAGAGATTGAGGAATGTCTCTCTGATGTCGATTCTGTTGATGTGGAAAAATGGAAGAATCTAGCCAGAAGCAAAGGAGGACTTATCTGTG atgaATACAGAAGAAGAATTTGGCCTCTGCTTGTTGGTGTTACAAAAGAGGAAATGACTGAAGCTCCATCATTGGATGAGTTATCAACGCATCCAGAATATAACCAG gTGGTGCTAGATGTGAACAGGTCTTTGAAAAGATTTCCTCCTGGCATTCCATACGAACAAAGAGTGGCCCTTCAGGACCAGCTGACAGTATTAATACTCAGGGTCATCATAAAATAtccacatttaaaatattaccaG GGTTACCATGACGTGGCGATCACCCTGCTCTTGGTGTGCGGAGACCGTGCCTCGTTCCCGCTGCTGTGCCGCCTGTCCTACGGCGCCGGGGCTCCGCTGGCGCCCTTCATGCAGCTCACGATGCAGCCCACGCAGCATCTGCTCAATTACATGCTGCCAGTCGTGGGCAGAGCCAATACCAAACTGGCCAATAGACTTGAAGAGTACGTTGGATTTCTAACAACTTAA